CAACAAATGAATAAATCATTTGCTCATTATTTATGGCTTTTTTACTAATCTGAACCATCAAAAAATGAGCGACAAATTTTTTAAATTTTCTCAAAAAAATCATTTTTTAGGTTAATAAATCAGTGAAAGAAAATCAATCTTATATCAACAAAATAATTTGTATCTCGTTGATTTCTAGGATATAAAATTACTTATATTTTTCTAAACCTAGTGTTAAAATGTGTTATTTTTTGTAAGTAAATACCAATTGTTAACATTGCATGTAATTTTAGCATAGACTAAAAGCAAATTGAGTAGGTCAAAATGTAAAAATGCCTTATTTTTACACTATAATTATTTAAAACTAAACAAATAGAAATGGATTGGATTACTGCCAGAGAATTTGAAGACATAACATATAAAAAATGTAACGGAGTTGCCAGAATTGCTTTTAACAGACCAAATGTTAGAAATGCTTTTCGTCCTAAAACAACCTCAGAATTATATCAGGCTTTTTACGACGCACAGGAAGATACTTCAATTGGAGTTGTTTTGCTTTCTGCAGAAGGTCCTTCTACTAAAGATGGAGTTTATTCTTTTTGTAGTGGAGGAGATCAAAACGCGCGTGGGCACCAGGGTTATGTAGGTGAAGATGGACAACACCGTTTGAATATTCTTGAAGTACAACGATTAATTCGTTTTATGCCAAAAGTAGTTATTGCTGTAGTTCCTGGTTGGGCAGTTGGAGGAGGACACAGTTTACATGTAGTTTGCGATATGACTTTAGCAAGTAAAGAACATGCTATTTTTAAACAAACAGATGCCGATGTCACAAGTTTTGACGGAGGTTATGGTTCTGCTTATCTTGCCAAAATGGTTGGGCAGAAAAAAGCCAGAGAGATTTTCTTTTTAGGAAGAAATTATTCAGCACAGGAAGCAATGGATATGGGAATGGTAAATGCTGTAATTCCTCACGATGAGCTTGAAGCTACAGCTTATGAGTGGGCACAGGAAATTCTTCAGAAATCGCCAACTTCTATAAAAATGCTGAAATTTGCCATGAACTTAACAGACGACGGTATGGTTGGGCAGCAGGTTTTTGCAGGAGAAGCAACTCGTTTAGCGTATATGACAGAAGAAGCTAAAGAAGGAAGAAATGCATTTCTTGAAAAAAGAAAACCAAACTTTGGTGAAAATAAATGGTTACCATAAATTAATAAAATTCTTTTAGGTTTCAAGTTTCATGTTACACGTTCTGCGAATAACCTGAGACCTGAAACTTAAAACCAAATAAACTAAAAAATAGAATGAAACACTGGATTGAAGCCGCAAGATTACGTACATTACCTTTATCTGTTTCCGGAATTATAGTTGGAAGTATTTATGCACTTTCAAACCCTACAGCAACCATCAACACTCCAACTGAAGTATTTAGCTGGAAGATTTTTGGTTTTGCTCTTTTAACAACACTTGGTTTACAGGTCTTATCTAATTTTGCCAATGATTATGGTGATGGAGTAAAAGGTACTGATAATGCTGACAGAGTTGGTCCACAAAGAGCAATTCAAAGTGGTGTAATAACACCGCAGGCAATGAAAAAAGCAATAATAATAACATCCTTTTTAACTTTATTATCTGCTATAATCCTGATTTATTTCGCTTTTGGAAAAGATAATTTCGGATACTCAATCTTTTTCTTATTATTAGGAATTGCAGCTATTATTTCAGCAATTCGCTATACAGTTGGGAATTCTGCCTACGGTTATAAAGGATTCGGTGATGTATTTGTTTTCATTTTCTTCGGATTGGTAAGTACTTTGGGAGTTAACTTTTTATATTCCAAAGAAGTTGATCCACTTTTAATACTTCCTGCAATTTCAATTGGTTTACTAAGCGTTGGAGTTTTAAATTTAAACAACATGCGCGATGAGGAATCTGACAGAAAATCTGGAAAAAACACAATTGTAGTTCAAATTGGCGGAGCAAAAGCTAAAATTTATCATTTTACGTTGATTATTACTGCAATGCTTTTGGTGGTAATTTTTGCTATTTTAAGTGATTATCGTTTTGATCAGTATTTGTTTTTACTAGCGTATATTCCTTTAACGAAACATTTAATCACCGTTTCTAAAAATCAGAATCCTAAACTTTTAGATCCGGAGTTAAAAAAACTGGCATTAAGTACTTTCCTGCTTTCAATATTACTAACAGTATGTATGATTTCACTGATTTCTGATATAATTGTAAATCTGTT
The sequence above is drawn from the Flavobacterium sp. N2038 genome and encodes:
- a CDS encoding 1,4-dihydroxy-2-naphthoyl-CoA synthase, with translation MDWITAREFEDITYKKCNGVARIAFNRPNVRNAFRPKTTSELYQAFYDAQEDTSIGVVLLSAEGPSTKDGVYSFCSGGDQNARGHQGYVGEDGQHRLNILEVQRLIRFMPKVVIAVVPGWAVGGGHSLHVVCDMTLASKEHAIFKQTDADVTSFDGGYGSAYLAKMVGQKKAREIFFLGRNYSAQEAMDMGMVNAVIPHDELEATAYEWAQEILQKSPTSIKMLKFAMNLTDDGMVGQQVFAGEATRLAYMTEEAKEGRNAFLEKRKPNFGENKWLP
- the menA gene encoding 1,4-dihydroxy-2-naphthoate octaprenyltransferase, yielding MKHWIEAARLRTLPLSVSGIIVGSIYALSNPTATINTPTEVFSWKIFGFALLTTLGLQVLSNFANDYGDGVKGTDNADRVGPQRAIQSGVITPQAMKKAIIITSFLTLLSAIILIYFAFGKDNFGYSIFFLLLGIAAIISAIRYTVGNSAYGYKGFGDVFVFIFFGLVSTLGVNFLYSKEVDPLLILPAISIGLLSVGVLNLNNMRDEESDRKSGKNTIVVQIGGAKAKIYHFTLIITAMLLVVIFAILSDYRFDQYLFLLAYIPLTKHLITVSKNQNPKLLDPELKKLALSTFLLSILLTVCMISLISDIIVNLFLGGR